In Drosophila albomicans strain 15112-1751.03 unplaced genomic scaffold, ASM965048v2 utg000161l_pilon, whole genome shotgun sequence, the following proteins share a genomic window:
- the LOC127566289 gene encoding uncharacterized protein LOC127566289 yields the protein MLFCFEQNKYTSSLRLLRKDCENSSKPSFLLLNNTDRQNSTPIVDLNSTIPAHVSQRRPTISCRKLFIFLVCRLQNQKNATTVKCSASLGRSLLHHCAEPRKALVPESSLLSFAASIVRRLHSAAAASAAVQCQCQC from the exons ATGCTTTTTTGCTTtgagcaaaataaatacaccaGCTCGTTACGCTTGCTACGCAAAG ATTGTGAAAATTCGTCTAAGCCgtcatttttgttattaaataatacggaTAGACAAAATTCTACACCTATAGTGGATTTGAATTCCACAATTCCGGCGCATGTTAGTCAGCGGAGGCCGACTATTTCGTGCCGGAagctttttatatttctggtCTGCCGCCTGCAGAaccaaaaaaatgcaacaacagtGAAGTGCAGTGCATCTCTGGGCAGATCACTCTTGCACCACTGTGCCGAGCCGCGCAAGGCTCTTGTACCAGAATCGTCACTTCTCTCGTTTGCCGCTTCTATCGTTCGCCGTCTccactcagcagcagcagcatcagcagcagtgcaATGCCAGTGCCAGTGCTAG